A genomic stretch from Bradyrhizobium sp. 195 includes:
- a CDS encoding tetratricopeptide repeat protein, whose amino-acid sequence MSKRSSLAFPAARLLLPALLVLTLGGCQTAGIEDVTGALGVRSETADKADPTPDMDALRARYRAKPGDPDLALAYGKALRESGQRAQAVAVMEQAVLGHSSNKALLAGYGRALADNGNFQQAFDVLGRAHSPEDPDWRILSAQGAALDQLGRNEEAQQYYAAALKIVPNEPTVLSNLGLSYMLQNNLSKAEQVLGRAYQRNQNDARVRANLALVLGLQGREAEAEILVKADLPPDQAAAKVTALRQLLAKKQQRADK is encoded by the coding sequence ATGTCCAAGCGTTCGTCCCTCGCCTTTCCTGCGGCGAGATTGCTGCTTCCCGCACTCCTGGTGCTCACCCTCGGCGGTTGCCAGACCGCCGGCATCGAGGACGTGACCGGCGCGCTCGGCGTCAGATCGGAAACGGCTGATAAGGCCGACCCCACGCCGGACATGGACGCTTTGCGTGCGCGCTATCGCGCCAAGCCTGGTGATCCCGACCTTGCGCTCGCCTACGGCAAGGCGCTGCGCGAGAGCGGCCAGCGCGCGCAGGCGGTCGCGGTGATGGAGCAGGCCGTGCTCGGTCATTCCAGCAACAAGGCGCTGCTCGCCGGCTATGGCCGCGCGCTCGCCGACAACGGTAATTTCCAGCAGGCCTTCGACGTCCTCGGCCGCGCGCATTCGCCTGAAGATCCCGATTGGCGCATCCTGTCGGCGCAGGGCGCGGCGCTCGATCAGCTCGGCCGCAACGAGGAAGCGCAGCAATATTACGCCGCGGCGTTGAAGATCGTGCCGAACGAGCCGACCGTGCTGTCCAATCTCGGCCTGTCCTATATGCTGCAAAACAATCTGTCGAAGGCCGAACAGGTGCTCGGCCGCGCTTATCAGCGCAATCAGAACGATGCGCGGGTCCGCGCCAATCTGGCGCTCGTGCTGGGATTGCAAGGCCGCGAGGCCGAGGCCGAAATCCTCGTGAAGGCCGATCTGCCGCCCGATCAGGCCGCGGCAAAGGTCACTGCGCTGCGGCAGTTGCTGGCGAAGAAGCAGCAACGGGCGGACAAATAG
- a CDS encoding AAA family ATPase: protein MTRLHDEDADDPQHPDEHIAPVPRISVQAFCETEKTLAAMTAAGQDRRLAKAHLTAKDGGLAAAIEVYESMPTPNVIVIESDGTRDILEGLDDLAGVCDPGTRVVVIGNPNDTAPYRELVRRGVNDYVVGPVETLDVVRSICSLFSASEAIITGRVIAVVGAKGGVGASTVAHNVAWTIARDLSLDSVVIDLDLAFGTAGLDYNQDPAQGIANAVLSQDRPDTALMERLLSKCTERLSLLAAPASLDRVYDFGAEAFDAIFDTLRMTTPCIVLDVPHQWSGWTRRALVNADDIAIVAEPDLANLRNTKNMLSVLKAARPNDRPPLYCLNQVGMHKRAEIEVKAFAKTMESQPIAVIPFDSKLFSTAANNGQMIAEVSKNHRTTELFQNMANRLAGRGEVKKPKRSLLAPLLKKLKGRSGRGSAPHRKAS, encoded by the coding sequence ATGACACGTCTCCACGACGAAGACGCGGACGATCCGCAGCACCCCGACGAACACATCGCGCCGGTTCCTCGCATCTCGGTGCAGGCCTTTTGCGAGACCGAGAAGACGCTCGCCGCGATGACCGCGGCGGGGCAGGACCGCCGGCTCGCCAAGGCGCATCTCACCGCCAAGGACGGCGGCCTTGCCGCGGCGATCGAAGTCTATGAATCGATGCCGACGCCGAACGTGATCGTGATCGAATCCGACGGCACGCGCGACATCCTCGAGGGACTGGACGACCTCGCCGGCGTCTGCGACCCCGGCACGCGCGTGGTCGTGATCGGCAATCCCAACGACACCGCGCCCTATCGCGAGCTGGTGCGCCGCGGCGTCAACGACTATGTGGTCGGACCGGTCGAAACCCTCGACGTCGTTCGCTCGATCTGCAGCCTGTTCTCGGCCTCCGAGGCCATCATCACCGGCCGCGTCATCGCGGTGGTCGGCGCCAAGGGCGGCGTCGGCGCTTCCACCGTCGCGCACAACGTGGCCTGGACCATCGCCCGCGACCTTTCGCTCGATTCGGTCGTGATCGACCTCGACCTCGCCTTCGGCACCGCGGGCCTCGACTACAACCAGGACCCGGCGCAGGGCATCGCCAACGCAGTGCTGTCGCAGGACCGGCCGGACACGGCGCTGATGGAGCGCCTGCTGTCCAAATGCACCGAGCGCCTCAGCCTCCTCGCTGCGCCTGCCAGCCTTGACCGCGTCTACGATTTCGGCGCCGAAGCCTTCGACGCCATATTCGACACGCTACGCATGACCACGCCCTGCATCGTGCTCGACGTCCCGCACCAATGGTCAGGGTGGACGCGGCGCGCGCTGGTGAATGCCGACGACATCGCGATCGTCGCCGAGCCCGACCTCGCCAATCTGCGCAACACCAAGAACATGCTGAGCGTGCTGAAAGCAGCGCGACCGAACGACCGGCCGCCGCTGTACTGCCTGAATCAGGTCGGCATGCACAAGCGCGCGGAGATCGAGGTCAAGGCGTTCGCCAAGACCATGGAGAGCCAGCCGATTGCGGTGATCCCGTTCGATTCGAAACTGTTTTCGACCGCGGCCAATAACGGCCAGATGATCGCGGAAGTCTCCAAGAATCACCGCACCACCGAGTTGTTTCAGAACATGGCGAACCGCCTCGCCGGCCGCGGCGAGGTGAAGAAGCCGAAGCGCTCGTTGCTCGCGCCGCTGCTGAAGAAGCTGAAGGGCCGGTCGGGGCGCGGATCAGCCCCGCATCGCAAGGCGTCGTAA
- the coaA gene encoding type I pantothenate kinase, which translates to MDIRAPEQQYNPYRVYTREEWSRLRDDTPMTLEPGEFDRLRSLHDRLDLQEVEDIYLPLSRLLSIYVDAMQRLYYAERQFLDIRDRKVPYIIGVAGSVAVGKSTTARVLQALLARWSPRPKVELITTDGFLYPNAVLERQGIMQKKGFPESYDLPLLLSFLSDIKSGRRHVRAPVYSHLTYDIVPSQWAEVDQPDILIVEGVNVLQTGKLPRDGKAVPVVSDFFDFSVYIDADEAALRQWYIKRFLALRDTAFTNPKSYFNRYALLSDEEATATAIAIWERTNLANLEDNILPTRPRATLILKKGADHTVESVALRRL; encoded by the coding sequence ATGGATATCCGCGCACCCGAGCAGCAGTATAATCCGTACCGCGTCTATACCCGCGAAGAATGGTCGCGGCTGCGCGACGACACGCCGATGACGCTGGAGCCGGGCGAGTTCGACCGGCTGCGCTCGCTGCACGACCGCTTGGACTTGCAGGAGGTCGAGGACATCTATCTTCCGTTGTCGCGTCTGCTCTCGATCTATGTCGACGCGATGCAGCGCCTGTATTACGCCGAGCGCCAATTCCTCGACATCCGCGACCGCAAGGTGCCTTACATCATCGGCGTCGCCGGATCGGTCGCGGTCGGAAAATCCACCACGGCGCGCGTGCTTCAGGCGTTGCTGGCGCGCTGGTCGCCCCGGCCGAAGGTCGAACTGATCACGACCGACGGATTTCTCTATCCCAACGCGGTGCTCGAGCGGCAGGGCATCATGCAGAAGAAGGGCTTTCCGGAGAGCTACGACCTGCCGCTGCTGCTCAGCTTCCTGTCCGACATCAAATCCGGCCGCCGCCACGTGCGCGCCCCGGTCTATTCACATCTGACCTACGACATCGTGCCGAGCCAGTGGGCCGAGGTCGATCAGCCCGACATCCTGATCGTCGAGGGCGTCAACGTGCTGCAGACCGGCAAGCTGCCGCGCGATGGCAAGGCGGTGCCCGTCGTCTCCGACTTCTTCGATTTCTCGGTTTATATTGACGCCGACGAAGCGGCGCTGCGGCAATGGTACATCAAGCGCTTCCTGGCGCTGCGTGACACTGCGTTCACCAACCCGAAATCCTATTTCAACCGCTACGCGCTGCTGTCGGACGAGGAAGCCACCGCCACGGCGATCGCGATCTGGGAGCGCACCAACCTCGCCAATCTCGAGGACAACATTCTGCCGACCCGCCCCCGCGCGACCCTGATCCTGAAGAAGGGCGCCGACCACACGGTCGAGAGCGTGGCGCTGCGAAGGCTGTAG
- a CDS encoding PilZ domain-containing protein encodes MLANRRRSERRMCSRLAKIHFGAGSLPRDCTITDISDGGVKVVAEFLEVPPQFTIIFAPDYSRQCRLRWRIGCEFGAEFTD; translated from the coding sequence ATGCTTGCAAATCGCCGGAGAAGCGAACGTCGGATGTGCAGCCGGCTCGCCAAGATCCATTTTGGCGCGGGGTCGCTGCCGCGGGACTGCACGATCACGGATATCTCGGATGGCGGCGTGAAAGTGGTGGCGGAATTCTTGGAAGTGCCGCCGCAATTCACCATCATCTTCGCGCCCGACTATTCCCGGCAATGCCGCCTGCGCTGGCGCATCGGCTGCGAGTTCGGCGCCGAATTCACCGACTAG
- a CDS encoding hybrid sensor histidine kinase/response regulator — MSQTPLDEIGDGRRLELLVNAIVDYAIFMLDIDGTVRSWNAGAERLKGYSASEIVGQPFSVFYTPEDRAADLPGKALATARETGRFNSEGWRVRKDGRRFWALVVLDAIKDEQGRLIGFAKVTRDITERQQAHLDLLESERRYRRLIEAVIDYAIFQLDREGNVASWNPGAERIKGYAPNEIIGRHFSQFYTPEDLEIGVPKRALAEAAEHGRFEAEGWRMRKDGSRFWASVVIDRIVDEEGHIIGFAKVTRDLTERKHAQDELKQVQEQLLASQKLEAVGQLSGGIAHDFNNLLMIVLGNIETAERNARQLAGSSNLQRSLAHAKRGAQRAAALTSRLLAFSRRQALDPKPINVNNFLNGVQEFLQRTLGERIEVEAVGSAGLWQIEADANHLESAIINLAINARDAMPEGGKLTVEAVNVAADDDYSRRNPELSPGQYVAICVTDTGSGMAADVVDHAFEPFFTTKEPGHGTGLGLSQVYGFVKQSGGHVKIYSEIGHGTSIKMYFPRYHGALQAAVSEPDDVLPEGEKVETILVVEDDADLRAYVSDVLRDLNYRVVSAPSAQGALTILLQEEPKVNLLLTDVVMPGINGRELGRRAQQIRPGLRILYMTGYSRNAVVHQGRLDEGVDLLEKPISQAKLALRVREVLDRPLKE; from the coding sequence ATGAGCCAAACGCCACTCGACGAGATCGGGGACGGCCGCCGCCTTGAACTGCTCGTCAACGCAATCGTCGATTACGCCATCTTCATGCTCGACATCGACGGCACCGTGAGAAGCTGGAACGCGGGGGCCGAGCGTCTCAAGGGATATTCCGCCAGCGAGATCGTCGGCCAACCGTTTTCAGTGTTCTACACGCCCGAGGACCGCGCCGCAGATTTGCCCGGGAAGGCGCTGGCGACGGCACGTGAGACCGGACGCTTCAATTCCGAAGGATGGCGCGTCCGCAAGGATGGCAGGCGGTTTTGGGCGCTCGTGGTGCTCGATGCCATCAAGGACGAGCAGGGTCGGTTGATCGGCTTCGCCAAGGTGACGCGTGACATCACCGAACGTCAGCAGGCCCATCTCGATCTGTTGGAGAGCGAGCGACGCTACCGCCGATTGATCGAGGCCGTCATCGACTATGCCATCTTCCAGCTCGACCGCGAGGGCAACGTGGCGAGCTGGAATCCCGGCGCCGAGCGCATCAAGGGCTACGCACCGAATGAGATCATCGGGCGCCACTTCAGCCAGTTCTATACGCCCGAAGATCTCGAAATCGGAGTTCCGAAACGCGCCTTGGCGGAAGCTGCCGAGCACGGCCGCTTCGAGGCTGAAGGCTGGCGCATGCGCAAGGATGGGTCGCGCTTCTGGGCGTCGGTCGTCATCGATCGGATCGTCGACGAGGAAGGCCACATCATCGGCTTTGCAAAGGTCACCCGCGATCTCACCGAGCGCAAGCATGCCCAGGACGAGCTCAAGCAGGTCCAGGAGCAGCTGCTTGCGTCTCAGAAGCTCGAAGCCGTCGGGCAGCTCAGTGGGGGCATCGCGCACGACTTCAACAATCTGCTCATGATCGTGCTTGGGAATATCGAAACCGCCGAGCGCAATGCCCGCCAATTGGCCGGCAGCAGCAATCTGCAGCGCTCTCTAGCGCATGCCAAGCGTGGCGCCCAGAGAGCTGCGGCGCTCACCAGCCGTCTCCTGGCTTTCTCCCGCCGGCAGGCGCTCGATCCCAAACCGATCAACGTCAACAACTTCCTCAATGGCGTGCAGGAATTTCTTCAGCGCACACTGGGCGAGCGCATTGAGGTCGAGGCGGTCGGGAGCGCCGGACTCTGGCAAATCGAGGCCGATGCCAATCATCTCGAATCGGCCATCATCAATCTCGCGATCAACGCCCGCGACGCCATGCCGGAAGGCGGCAAGCTCACGGTCGAGGCCGTGAACGTCGCGGCCGACGACGATTACAGCCGGCGCAATCCCGAGCTGTCTCCCGGCCAATACGTCGCCATCTGTGTGACCGACACCGGAAGCGGAATGGCTGCGGACGTCGTCGACCACGCCTTCGAGCCGTTCTTCACGACCAAGGAGCCGGGCCACGGGACCGGGCTCGGACTCAGTCAGGTCTACGGCTTCGTCAAGCAGTCCGGCGGGCATGTCAAGATCTACAGCGAGATCGGCCACGGCACGAGCATCAAGATGTATTTCCCGCGCTACCACGGCGCGCTCCAGGCGGCCGTGAGCGAGCCGGACGATGTCTTGCCTGAAGGAGAAAAGGTCGAGACCATTCTCGTCGTTGAAGATGACGCCGACCTCAGGGCCTACGTGTCCGATGTGCTGCGTGATCTGAACTACCGCGTCGTTTCTGCCCCGAGTGCCCAGGGAGCGCTGACGATCCTGTTGCAGGAGGAGCCCAAGGTGAACCTGCTGCTCACCGATGTCGTCATGCCCGGAATCAATGGGCGTGAACTCGGGAGACGGGCGCAGCAGATCCGGCCGGGATTGAGGATCCTCTACATGACCGGCTATTCCAGGAATGCCGTGGTCCATCAGGGACGGCTCGATGAAGGCGTGGACCTGCTCGAAAAGCCGATTTCCCAGGCAAAGCTGGCGCTGCGCGTGCGCGAGGTACTGGACCGGCCGCTTAAGGAATGA
- a CDS encoding YifB family Mg chelatase-like AAA ATPase produces MVQRVSTVAFEGIEARAVDVQVQVAPGLPAFAIVGLPDKAVSEARERVRSALIASGLALPARRIIVNLAPADLPKEGSHYDLPIALGLMAAIGAIPPDALTGFTVLGELGLDGSIAPVAGVLPAAIGANMREEGLICPASCGSEAAWASPDIQIIAAHSLIQIANHFKGTQVLSRPLPKVHEAAASTLDLRDIKGQESAKRALEIAAAGGHHLLMIGAPGAGKSMLAARLPSILPPLSPGELLEVSMIASVAGEIEGGALTARRPFRSPHHSASIAALTGGGMRAKPGEISLAHQGVLFLDELPEFDPRVLDSLRQPLENGEVAVSRANHRVTYPARFMLVAAMNPCRCGNAFEPGYACKRGRIDRCTGDYQARISGPLMDRIDLRIEVPAVTAADLILPPPAEGSAEVAARVAAARDIQLARYADAGLPNVRTNAEAPASVLEEIAKPDAQGAKLLRDAAETMRLSARGYHRVLRVARTLADLDHSDKIGRLHLAEALSYRALAEDVRQLA; encoded by the coding sequence ATGGTTCAGCGGGTTTCTACCGTCGCCTTTGAGGGGATCGAGGCCCGCGCGGTCGACGTGCAGGTGCAGGTTGCGCCTGGCCTGCCGGCGTTCGCCATCGTCGGCCTGCCGGACAAGGCGGTGTCGGAGGCGCGCGAGCGGGTGCGCTCGGCGCTGATCGCCTCGGGCCTCGCGCTGCCGGCGCGCCGGATCATCGTCAATCTGGCGCCGGCCGACCTGCCCAAGGAGGGCAGCCATTACGACCTCCCGATCGCGCTCGGCCTGATGGCGGCGATCGGCGCGATCCCGCCGGATGCGCTGACCGGCTTCACCGTGCTCGGCGAGCTTGGCCTCGACGGCTCGATCGCGCCCGTGGCCGGCGTTCTTCCCGCCGCCATCGGCGCCAATATGCGCGAGGAAGGGCTGATCTGCCCGGCGTCCTGCGGCTCCGAAGCGGCCTGGGCCAGCCCGGACATCCAGATCATCGCAGCACACTCGCTGATCCAGATCGCCAACCACTTCAAAGGCACGCAGGTGCTGTCGCGGCCTTTGCCGAAGGTGCATGAGGCCGCCGCGTCCACGCTCGACCTCCGCGACATCAAGGGTCAGGAGAGCGCCAAGCGGGCGCTGGAGATCGCGGCCGCCGGCGGGCATCACCTGCTCATGATCGGCGCGCCCGGCGCCGGCAAATCGATGCTGGCGGCGCGGCTGCCCTCGATCCTGCCGCCGCTGTCGCCGGGTGAGCTGCTCGAAGTCTCGATGATCGCGTCCGTCGCCGGCGAGATCGAAGGCGGCGCGCTGACGGCGCGGCGGCCGTTCCGCTCACCGCATCATTCCGCCAGCATTGCCGCGCTCACTGGCGGCGGCATGCGCGCCAAGCCCGGCGAGATCTCGCTGGCGCATCAGGGCGTGTTGTTTCTCGACGAGCTGCCCGAATTCGATCCGCGCGTGCTGGATTCGCTGCGGCAGCCGCTGGAGAATGGCGAGGTCGCCGTGTCGCGCGCCAACCATCGCGTCACCTACCCCGCCCGCTTCATGCTGGTCGCGGCGATGAATCCGTGCCGCTGCGGCAACGCGTTCGAGCCCGGCTATGCCTGCAAGCGTGGCCGCATCGACCGCTGCACCGGCGATTACCAGGCGCGCATCTCGGGCCCGCTGATGGACCGCATCGATCTGCGCATCGAGGTGCCGGCCGTGACCGCGGCCGATCTGATCCTGCCGCCTCCGGCGGAAGGCTCGGCCGAGGTCGCCGCGCGCGTCGCCGCGGCGCGCGACATCCAGCTCGCACGTTATGCCGATGCCGGTCTGCCCAATGTCCGCACCAATGCCGAGGCCCCCGCCTCCGTGCTGGAGGAGATCGCAAAGCCTGACGCGCAAGGCGCCAAACTGCTGCGCGATGCCGCCGAGACCATGCGGCTGTCGGCGCGCGGCTATCACCGCGTGCTGCGGGTGGCGCGCACGCTGGCCGATCTCGATCATTCCGACAAGATCGGCCGGCTGCATCTGGCCGAAGCTTTGTCCTATCGCGCACTCGCGGAGGATGTACGCCAGCTGGCTTGA
- a CDS encoding ATP-binding protein, giving the protein MGRTFRIKVRMRRFRRQHPRIAFAIRSFMIFSATFGGAYGFVTGSRSENSGYDPHTFAIGASFLFALACLGLATLSMRLRFVNKRLRKLAAHNEALIDRNWELKEAEERARSLFEQQGDLIVLRDTSGRITFANEAYCALAGQVRSALVGTRFDFDVLEQGDSARESNGTRIHDQKIATPLGARWIAWREGYVRLDAGQPAELQSVGRDVTDRTETERALSDARDQADAANRAKSRFLAMASHEIRTPLNGIIGMGGLLLDTNLTPEQTTYARAVKTSGEALMALIEELLDYSKIEAGKLDLEQRPFALSTLVEEITELLAPRAQAKQLEIAAYVDERLPLEVVGDAARLRQVLLNLAGNAIKFTSNGGVALIVEPGIWPNEISFLVRDTGIGIAPEAQQRIFREFEQADERIARTYGGTGLGLSISERIARRMGGRITLTSEPGKGSTFEIAVPLPPSQASAGQTAFPSPDLAGKSMLLVADGIEASLIARRLERWGGQTCMVADAAVAEALLPERSWHAVLIDRAIGPAMADRLGEMARTHAPQRLVLLTSSSRHEKLSPAFTGFLVKPLRAASLAARLARTPEVASPDLAPEPPADAAGATQAKGLSILVAEDNEINALLMRSLLTKLGHRVVIAVHGEAALESWLAASSAGTPYDLVLMDIQMPQLDGIEATKRIRAHEAATGSHHTPILALTANTLAEDRYACFEAGMNGFLIKPLDREKLEEALAGLAASRRLAV; this is encoded by the coding sequence ATGGGTCGGACGTTCCGGATCAAGGTACGCATGCGCCGCTTCAGGCGACAGCACCCCCGAATTGCCTTTGCGATCCGCTCCTTCATGATCTTCTCGGCGACCTTCGGCGGCGCCTATGGTTTCGTGACCGGCAGCCGGTCCGAGAATTCCGGCTACGATCCCCACACCTTTGCAATCGGCGCGAGCTTCCTGTTCGCGCTCGCCTGCCTCGGCCTTGCGACCTTGAGCATGCGCCTGCGCTTCGTCAACAAGCGGCTGCGTAAGCTCGCCGCCCACAACGAGGCGCTGATCGACCGCAATTGGGAGCTGAAGGAAGCGGAAGAACGCGCCCGCAGCCTGTTCGAACAGCAGGGCGACCTCATCGTGCTGCGCGACACGAGCGGCCGCATCACCTTTGCCAACGAGGCCTATTGTGCACTCGCCGGACAGGTGCGCAGCGCGCTGGTCGGCACGCGTTTCGACTTCGACGTGCTGGAACAGGGCGACAGCGCGCGCGAGAGCAACGGCACGCGCATCCACGACCAGAAGATCGCAACCCCCTTAGGCGCGCGCTGGATTGCCTGGCGCGAGGGCTACGTCCGCCTCGACGCCGGGCAACCCGCCGAATTGCAGAGCGTGGGACGCGACGTCACCGACCGCACCGAGACCGAGCGCGCGCTGTCCGACGCGCGCGACCAGGCCGACGCCGCCAACCGCGCCAAATCGCGCTTTCTGGCGATGGCTTCGCACGAGATCCGCACGCCGCTGAACGGCATCATCGGCATGGGCGGCCTCTTGCTCGACACCAATCTGACGCCGGAGCAGACGACCTACGCCAGAGCGGTGAAGACGTCAGGCGAAGCCCTGATGGCGCTGATCGAGGAGCTGCTCGACTATTCCAAGATCGAGGCGGGCAAGCTCGATCTCGAGCAACGCCCGTTCGCGCTCTCGACCCTGGTCGAGGAGATCACCGAGCTGCTCGCGCCGCGCGCGCAGGCAAAGCAGCTCGAAATCGCGGCCTATGTCGACGAGCGCCTGCCGCTTGAAGTCGTCGGCGACGCCGCGCGGCTGCGCCAGGTTCTGCTCAATCTCGCCGGCAACGCCATCAAGTTCACAAGCAACGGCGGCGTCGCGCTGATCGTCGAACCCGGCATTTGGCCGAACGAGATCAGCTTCCTGGTCCGCGACACCGGCATCGGCATCGCACCGGAAGCACAACAACGCATCTTCCGAGAGTTCGAGCAGGCCGACGAGCGCATCGCCCGCACCTATGGCGGCACCGGGCTCGGCCTTTCCATCAGCGAGCGCATCGCAAGGCGCATGGGCGGCCGGATCACGCTCACGAGCGAGCCGGGCAAGGGCTCGACCTTCGAGATCGCGGTGCCGCTTCCGCCGTCGCAAGCCAGCGCGGGACAGACGGCCTTTCCGAGTCCCGACCTCGCCGGCAAGTCGATGCTCCTGGTCGCCGACGGCATCGAGGCCTCGCTGATCGCGCGGCGCCTGGAGCGTTGGGGCGGCCAGACCTGCATGGTTGCGGATGCAGCGGTCGCCGAAGCGCTGCTGCCCGAACGCTCATGGCACGCAGTGCTGATCGATCGTGCGATCGGCCCTGCCATGGCCGACCGCCTGGGCGAAATGGCCCGCACGCATGCGCCACAGCGTCTCGTGCTGCTGACGTCGAGCTCGCGCCATGAAAAGTTGTCGCCGGCCTTCACCGGCTTTCTGGTGAAGCCGCTGCGGGCAGCCTCGCTCGCCGCGCGCCTCGCGCGGACGCCGGAGGTCGCCTCACCCGATCTCGCGCCGGAACCACCGGCCGACGCGGCCGGCGCGACTCAAGCAAAGGGCTTGTCGATCCTCGTTGCCGAGGACAACGAGATCAACGCGCTCTTGATGCGCTCGCTGCTGACGAAACTCGGCCATCGCGTCGTCATCGCCGTCCACGGCGAGGCCGCGCTGGAATCCTGGCTCGCCGCGTCATCGGCCGGCACGCCCTATGATCTCGTGCTGATGGATATCCAGATGCCGCAGCTCGACGGCATCGAGGCGACGAAACGCATCCGCGCGCATGAGGCCGCCACCGGCAGCCATCACACGCCGATCCTCGCGCTCACCGCCAACACGCTGGCGGAGGATCGCTATGCCTGCTTCGAGGCAGGCATGAACGGATTTCTGATCAAGCCGCTCGACCGGGAGAAGCTTGAAGAGGCGCTGGCTGGCCTGGCGGCATCACGGCGGCTGGCGGTCTGA
- a CDS encoding histidine phosphatase family protein, with product MNVLCRLALVVFLAGMPRYAVADTPELIASLKQGGFVLIFRHTATDDSQKDVYPFKFDDMSAQRQLSEKGRDMARQIGAAVKELAVPIGDVYTSRLNRAVEAGKLISGREVKPVDALTDSSNASASGMANPTGANAKAGQAVRQLVDAPPKAGTNTFLVTHKTNIADAFGKEAGDVQEGEAFVYKAGGSGPATFAGRIKIADWAANTGK from the coding sequence ATGAACGTGCTTTGCCGCCTCGCGCTCGTTGTTTTTCTCGCTGGAATGCCCCGCTACGCCGTGGCCGATACGCCGGAGCTCATCGCCTCGCTCAAGCAAGGCGGCTTTGTCCTGATCTTTCGGCACACCGCCACCGACGACAGCCAAAAGGACGTTTATCCCTTCAAGTTCGACGACATGAGTGCCCAGCGTCAGCTCAGCGAAAAGGGCAGGGACATGGCCCGCCAGATCGGGGCGGCCGTCAAGGAGCTCGCGGTTCCGATCGGCGATGTCTACACCAGCCGGCTGAACCGCGCGGTCGAGGCCGGCAAGCTGATCTCCGGCCGCGAGGTCAAGCCGGTTGACGCGTTGACGGACAGCAGCAACGCCAGCGCATCGGGAATGGCAAACCCGACCGGCGCCAATGCAAAGGCGGGCCAGGCCGTGCGTCAGCTCGTCGACGCGCCGCCGAAAGCCGGCACCAACACGTTCCTGGTCACCCACAAGACCAACATCGCAGATGCCTTCGGCAAGGAGGCTGGCGACGTGCAGGAAGGCGAAGCCTTCGTCTACAAGGCCGGCGGCTCCGGCCCCGCCACCTTTGCGGGACGCATCAAGATTGCCGATTGGGCTGCGAACACCGGCAAGTGA
- a CDS encoding AI-2E family transporter, protein MRTSEDRSFLVWLGVISVAFGWLLWPFSGALLWATLLAIIFAPLYRRCVEMFPKWRNVAALSTVVVVVVMVLIPVGVIIASLVDQGGELYQRVQSGEINLAHPLQQLKSALPDWAASLSDRLAGIDFSAMKERLSSLVVPAGQQLAGHAINFGQLTLEFVASLLVMLYLLFFFLRDGNELNIRLRDALPLRPSQTAEILDAFTLAVRGTIKGIILVALIQGALGGVIFWLLGLTAPLLAGAVMALLSLLPVLGSALVWVPVAIYLLVAGSVTKGIILLAFGTFVIGLADNFLRPILVGQSIQMPSYVVLLATLGGLAVLGANGFVIGPLVAAMFLTAWRIFVTSKARRDVKE, encoded by the coding sequence GTGAGAACATCGGAAGACCGCTCATTCCTCGTCTGGCTTGGCGTGATCTCCGTCGCGTTCGGCTGGCTGCTTTGGCCATTCTCCGGCGCATTGTTGTGGGCCACGCTGCTGGCGATCATTTTCGCGCCGCTCTATCGACGTTGCGTAGAAATGTTCCCGAAATGGCGCAACGTTGCTGCACTTTCCACCGTCGTCGTCGTGGTCGTCATGGTCCTGATCCCCGTCGGGGTCATCATCGCTTCGCTCGTCGACCAGGGAGGCGAGCTGTATCAGCGCGTTCAGTCCGGGGAGATCAATCTGGCTCATCCCCTGCAGCAGCTGAAATCCGCGCTGCCCGACTGGGCTGCTTCCCTCTCGGATCGCCTGGCCGGCATTGATTTCTCGGCGATGAAGGAGCGCCTGTCGAGCCTGGTCGTCCCGGCCGGCCAGCAACTGGCCGGCCATGCGATCAACTTCGGTCAGTTGACATTGGAGTTTGTCGCAAGCCTGCTCGTGATGCTGTACCTGCTGTTCTTTTTCCTGCGCGATGGTAACGAGCTGAATATACGCCTCCGCGATGCGCTGCCGCTGCGGCCGAGCCAGACCGCCGAGATCCTGGATGCCTTCACCCTGGCGGTTCGCGGGACGATCAAAGGGATCATATTGGTTGCCCTGATCCAGGGAGCGCTTGGCGGGGTGATCTTCTGGCTGCTCGGCCTGACTGCGCCGTTACTCGCGGGCGCCGTCATGGCGCTGCTTTCGCTGCTGCCCGTGCTCGGCTCCGCCCTGGTCTGGGTTCCGGTCGCAATCTACTTGCTCGTGGCCGGCTCGGTCACGAAGGGCATCATCCTGCTCGCTTTCGGGACCTTCGTGATCGGTCTTGCCGACAATTTTCTCCGCCCGATCCTGGTCGGCCAGTCGATCCAAATGCCGAGCTATGTCGTGCTGCTTGCCACCCTGGGCGGCCTTGCGGTTTTAGGAGCGAACGGCTTCGTCATCGGCCCACTCGTCGCCGCAATGTTCCTGACGGCGTGGCGCATCTTCGTGACCTCGAAGGCGCGGCGGGACGTCAAGGAGTGA